From Macaca mulatta isolate MMU2019108-1 chromosome 1, T2T-MMU8v2.0, whole genome shotgun sequence, the proteins below share one genomic window:
- the C1H1orf202 gene encoding uncharacterized protein C1orf202 homolog: MAAPRLGGPRRGGAQHELLEEAARLKRGPAPRGEPEAVGRRVVAGDGGSCSGCWCWRRLFRSPRRKKLRQAHARSGKAGPERGLWGPSSLQRLLQRLATWRRRYLRCKERPDRLEEIPLLVLDRAQGAHEAAARPQSSAPGRPEQAAPARQPRRRAATRSRPPFAPPVHAQHCFFFLVNRSNK; encoded by the coding sequence ATGGCGGCCCCCCGGCTTGGTGGCCCCCGGCGCGGCGGCGCGCAGCATGAGCTGCTGGAGGAGGCGGCGCGCCTGAAGCGGGGCCCCGCTCCGCGCGGGGAGCCGGAGGCGGTCGGGCGGCGCGTGGTGGCCGGCGACGGCGGCTCCTGCTCGGGCTGCTGGTGCTGGCGGCGGCTGTTCCGCAGCCCGCGCAGGAAGAAGCTCAGGCAAGCTCACGCGCGCTCAGGCAAGGCGGGCCCGGAGCGCGGCCTGTGGGGCCCCTCGAGCCTGCAGAGGCTGCTCCAGAGGCTGGCGACGTGGAGGCGGCGCTACCTGCGGTGCAAGGAGCGGCCCGACCGGCTGGAGGAGATCCCGCTGCTGGTGCTGGACCGCGCGCAGGGCGCCCACGAGGCCGCGGCCCGACCCCAGAGCAGCGCCCCCGGGCGGCCGGAGCAGGCCGCTCCCGCCCGCCAGCCCCGCCGCCGGGCAGCCACGAGGAGCCGGCCCCCCTTTGCGCCCCCTGTGCACGCTcagcattgtttttttttcctggtcaaCAGAAGCAATAAATGA